In a single window of the Methanolobus psychrophilus R15 genome:
- the fpoJ gene encoding NADH dehydrogenase subunit J, with protein sequence MDTSIGTILHLAVFAILAIAAIMFSLFVVTAKDVVRAALSLVFAMFVIAGLYILLNAQFLGVVQVLVYIGAIGVLILFAVMLTKKEFGTDAE encoded by the coding sequence ATGGACACCTCAATAGGCACGATACTACATCTGGCTGTCTTTGCAATACTGGCAATAGCAGCAATCATGTTCTCGTTGTTCGTAGTGACCGCAAAGGATGTTGTCAGAGCAGCGTTATCATTAGTATTTGCTATGTTCGTCATTGCAGGTCTGTACATCCTGCTTAATGCCCAGTTCCTTGGTGTCGTCCAGGTGCTGGTCTACATAGGAGCTATTGGAGTACTCATACTGTTCGCTGTAATGCTCACGAAAAAGGAGTTTGGTACAGATGCTGAATAA
- a CDS encoding phytoene dehydrogenase family protein: MKAIVIGAGLGGLLSAAKLSREGHEVEVFERLPIIGGRFTNIPYHGFQLTTGALHMIPHGPGGPLAKLLKEVGADVEIVRSKPSALIRVPRRRGDTDYKFGHKDLLFEDFKAPFSLINRLKLVFYVITTRKNPPKGISFAQWCTEHIEQDWTHRISDAFFGWALSLRSADVPAEEAFEIIENLYRYGGSGVPIGGCKGTTDALVAVIDAHGGVINTSTEVTAITTAGGKATGVIVDGTEHNADIIISDIGHVATASILNSDDNNKELQDYAHMTEELKPSAGIKICISSEKPLIGHGGVLLTPYAKRVNGINEVTNIDPSLAPPGKHLTMSHQCVHWKDLGNLEEEIRFGLEDLQDIFAGKDYEVLLIQSYSSEWPVNRAPSGADLKNRTPIPNLFVVGDGAKGKGGIEVEGVALGVKNTMKEILSTA; the protein is encoded by the coding sequence ATGAAGGCAATTGTTATCGGTGCCGGGCTTGGAGGACTATTGAGTGCAGCGAAGCTTTCAAGAGAAGGACACGAAGTAGAGGTATTTGAACGTCTCCCCATCATTGGAGGAAGGTTCACAAACATACCGTACCACGGATTCCAACTGACCACAGGTGCATTGCATATGATTCCGCACGGACCGGGCGGTCCTCTCGCAAAGTTGTTAAAAGAAGTTGGTGCAGATGTGGAGATAGTCCGTTCAAAACCTTCTGCCCTTATAAGAGTACCCCGCAGAAGAGGAGATACTGACTACAAATTCGGCCACAAGGATCTCCTGTTCGAGGACTTTAAAGCGCCCTTCTCTCTGATCAATCGCCTTAAGCTTGTATTTTATGTAATAACCACCCGGAAAAACCCTCCTAAAGGGATATCATTTGCACAATGGTGTACAGAACACATAGAACAGGACTGGACGCACAGAATCTCTGATGCCTTCTTTGGATGGGCCCTGAGCCTCAGGTCGGCAGATGTGCCCGCCGAAGAGGCCTTTGAGATAATAGAGAACCTTTACCGTTATGGTGGTTCAGGCGTTCCTATCGGAGGATGCAAAGGCACCACAGATGCCCTTGTTGCAGTAATAGATGCACACGGCGGAGTTATAAATACATCCACAGAAGTTACGGCAATAACCACAGCCGGCGGGAAAGCAACAGGAGTGATCGTCGATGGTACAGAGCATAATGCCGACATTATTATCAGTGATATAGGGCATGTAGCCACAGCGAGCATTCTTAATAGTGATGATAACAACAAGGAACTTCAGGATTATGCTCATATGACAGAAGAACTGAAACCATCTGCCGGTATCAAGATATGCATTTCATCTGAAAAACCCCTAATCGGGCACGGGGGAGTCCTGCTCACGCCCTATGCAAAGAGAGTGAATGGAATAAACGAGGTCACCAATATCGATCCAAGTCTTGCACCGCCCGGAAAGCACCTGACAATGTCTCATCAATGCGTCCATTGGAAAGACCTTGGAAACCTGGAAGAAGAGATACGTTTTGGGCTTGAGGATCTGCAGGACATCTTTGCCGGCAAGGATTATGAAGTGCTCCTTATCCAGTCATACTCGAGCGAATGGCCGGTAAACAGGGCACCCTCAGGAGCTGACCTGAAGAACCGGACACCCATTCCCAACCTATTCGTTGTCGGGGACGGTGCAAAAGGCAAGGGAGGCATAGAGGTCGAAGGTGTGGCCCTTGGTGTGAAAAACACTATGAAGGAAATATTAAGCACGGCATGA
- the cofG gene encoding FO synthase subunit 1 — MPEFITFCRNVFVPVTNICRNECGYCTFRRSPDDPKSRLMTKEEIIPLLTEGKKAGCTEVLFTFGEYAEEVPGYMELLSGTGFSSTLEYVSDLCRTAIDIGLLPHTNAGVLNYTELETLRPLNASMGLMLETTADLSAHANSPGKKPAARLKTMSYAGKLQIPFTTGILVGIGETLDDRINSLQSIAELHEKYGHIQEVIIQNFMPKKDTPMADCPSPSDEEMMQTVLIASEILPQDVVIQVAPNLIDPYILIQCGARDLGGISPTTIDWINPEANWPGIEKLRQMVRGTPLRERLPIYPRHIKNGWYSDQLKDLILSLSDEEGYRKV; from the coding sequence ATGCCTGAATTTATAACTTTTTGCCGCAACGTCTTCGTACCGGTCACCAATATCTGCAGAAATGAGTGCGGATATTGCACTTTCAGACGCTCTCCGGATGACCCCAAATCCAGGCTGATGACCAAAGAAGAGATCATTCCCCTGCTGACAGAGGGAAAAAAGGCAGGATGCACGGAAGTACTCTTTACTTTTGGTGAATACGCGGAAGAAGTGCCCGGGTATATGGAATTGCTCTCAGGGACAGGTTTTTCTTCTACTCTTGAGTATGTATCCGACCTATGCAGGACTGCAATTGACATCGGCCTTCTGCCTCATACCAATGCAGGAGTTCTCAACTATACCGAACTTGAGACCCTCAGGCCGTTAAATGCGAGTATGGGACTCATGCTTGAAACCACTGCGGATCTTAGCGCACATGCCAACAGTCCGGGTAAAAAACCCGCAGCCAGGCTAAAGACAATGAGCTATGCAGGAAAGCTTCAGATTCCTTTTACCACAGGCATACTTGTCGGGATTGGTGAAACACTGGATGACAGGATAAACTCCCTGCAATCAATAGCAGAACTGCACGAGAAATACGGGCATATCCAGGAAGTGATCATCCAGAACTTCATGCCAAAAAAAGATACCCCCATGGCAGACTGTCCCTCGCCAAGCGATGAGGAAATGATGCAGACAGTACTGATAGCAAGTGAAATACTTCCACAGGATGTTGTAATACAGGTCGCACCCAATCTTATCGACCCCTACATCCTCATACAGTGCGGAGCACGCGATCTTGGCGGGATATCACCTACAACCATCGACTGGATCAATCCGGAAGCAAACTGGCCCGGCATTGAAAAGTTAAGGCAGATGGTAAGAGGCACTCCGCTCCGGGAAAGGCTTCCGATATATCCTAGACATATAAAGAATGGCTGGTACAGCGACCAGCTAAAAGACCTTATCCTGTCCCTCTCCGATGAAGAAGGATACCGGAAAGTTTGA
- the fpoD gene encoding F(420)H(2) dehydrogenase, subunit FpoD: MDEKVGPSEMIVHLGPQHPMMPGPFRLNAKLRGETVVDSEVEMGWIHKGIEKILENKTYLQGITIVDRICYLAALTNEEAYVGCVEKLAGIEVPPRAQYIRVIMEEFSRIQSHLLGIGEYASFVGFVSMFMYTIRDREDVMTLMDSVTGARVTHSFLRFGGVKDDLPEGFKDNVKRVFANLRKAVDSYEELFSSDEIYRSRTVGIGVLTAEVAKDIGVSGPPLRATGVAFDIRRDEPYLVYPDLDFKVCVQKAGDVYARVQVRLDEMRESMYIIEQCLDQIPDGPLFPEGTAYGRRTPVMRVPAGEVFHRVEDPRGEMGFYMISDGSDKPYRVKIRGPVYPTLQGLPPLLKGVRVADIVAIAGSMDTCTSEVDR; encoded by the coding sequence ATGGACGAAAAAGTTGGACCTTCTGAAATGATAGTACACCTCGGACCGCAGCACCCTATGATGCCTGGACCATTCAGGCTTAACGCTAAACTGAGGGGTGAGACGGTTGTAGATTCCGAGGTGGAGATGGGCTGGATCCATAAAGGGATCGAAAAGATACTTGAAAACAAGACATACCTCCAGGGCATAACAATTGTTGACAGGATATGCTACCTTGCGGCACTAACTAACGAGGAAGCATACGTTGGATGTGTTGAGAAACTTGCAGGTATCGAAGTACCTCCGAGAGCACAGTACATTCGTGTTATAATGGAAGAGTTTTCCAGGATACAGAGCCACCTGCTTGGTATAGGTGAATACGCTTCCTTTGTGGGCTTTGTGAGTATGTTCATGTACACGATCAGGGACAGAGAAGATGTAATGACTCTGATGGACTCTGTTACCGGGGCACGTGTAACGCACAGTTTCCTGCGCTTTGGCGGTGTGAAGGACGACCTGCCTGAAGGGTTCAAGGATAATGTGAAGCGTGTTTTCGCTAACCTGAGGAAAGCTGTCGATTCCTATGAGGAACTGTTCAGTTCCGACGAGATATACAGGTCAAGGACAGTGGGTATCGGTGTTCTTACTGCGGAAGTGGCAAAGGATATCGGAGTTTCCGGTCCGCCGCTGAGAGCAACAGGAGTTGCTTTTGACATACGCAGGGATGAACCCTATCTTGTCTATCCTGACCTGGATTTCAAGGTGTGCGTTCAGAAAGCTGGTGATGTCTACGCAAGAGTGCAGGTACGTCTCGATGAGATGCGTGAGAGCATGTACATCATTGAACAGTGCCTTGATCAGATCCCCGATGGACCCTTATTCCCGGAGGGTACAGCCTATGGCCGCAGGACACCTGTTATGAGAGTGCCTGCCGGAGAGGTGTTCCACCGTGTCGAGGATCCAAGAGGCGAAATGGGATTCTACATGATATCTGATGGTTCTGACAAACCTTACCGGGTGAAGATCAGAGGCCCGGTATACCCAACCTTGCAGGGACTGCCTCCGCTACTCAAGGGAGTCAGGGTCGCCGACATCGTGGCAATCGCCGGAAGTATGGACACATGCACAAGTGAGGTTGACAGGTGA
- the fpoA gene encoding F(420)H(2) dehydrogenase, subunit FpoA: MSGIIDISNIIYSYIPVAIILVVALMMPPLTMFLVKSLSPRNKSAAKYDTYEAGSIPIGDARIQFNVEYYLYAIAFVLFDIAVLFLYPWAMIFQGHGITEIATVEMLVFIFVVLFGYVYLLKKEALKWQ; encoded by the coding sequence ATGTCTGGAATAATCGATATAAGTAACATAATATACAGTTACATACCGGTTGCAATCATCCTTGTTGTGGCACTCATGATGCCTCCTCTGACTATGTTCCTTGTGAAATCTTTAAGCCCAAGGAACAAATCGGCGGCAAAATACGATACATACGAGGCTGGTTCCATCCCTATCGGGGATGCAAGGATACAGTTCAATGTCGAATATTATCTTTATGCAATTGCTTTTGTTCTATTTGATATCGCAGTTCTGTTCCTTTATCCGTGGGCCATGATCTTCCAGGGCCACGGGATCACTGAGATAGCAACCGTTGAAATGCTGGTCTTTATTTTTGTTGTATTGTTTGGTTACGTGTACCTGTTGAAGAAGGAGGCACTCAAGTGGCAGTAG
- a CDS encoding AsnC/Lrp family transcriptional regulator — MDEVDIAILERLSENCRMHSTVIANDLGVATSTVHKRIDKLHSSGIIKEFTIRVDPAVVGFNITTFIGINIEPTKRTSVIESLKLIDDVLEIYELLEPYDLLLKVQTFDVHTLKENVLNNIAGIDGIKKSYSILTTKCHKERSLSIRKRITHM; from the coding sequence ATGGATGAGGTAGACATTGCTATATTGGAACGTCTCTCCGAGAATTGCAGAATGCACAGCACTGTGATAGCGAATGATCTTGGTGTAGCTACTTCCACTGTGCATAAAAGGATAGATAAGCTTCACAGCTCAGGTATCATCAAGGAATTCACTATCAGGGTAGACCCTGCTGTAGTCGGGTTCAATATCACCACTTTCATCGGGATAAATATAGAGCCGACAAAAAGGACAAGCGTGATAGAGAGTTTAAAACTGATTGATGATGTGCTTGAAATATATGAGCTGCTTGAGCCCTATGATTTGCTTTTGAAGGTGCAGACCTTTGATGTGCATACTCTCAAAGAGAACGTATTGAACAATATAGCCGGCATAGACGGTATCAAAAAGTCTTACAGCATCCTGACGACCAAGTGTCATAAGGAACGCTCTCTTTCTATACGAAAAAGAATCACACACATGTAG
- a CDS encoding F420H2 dehydrogenase subunit H, translated as MELPEILFNPLVRGILGICLMSAIFLGAMAAVWFERKLSADIQQRYGPMRTGPHGLLQLVADAIKLFTKEDIIPRNADRLLFVAAPIMMMGSVFLMLVALPFGAIIINGDTYPIAATDMDISILYIEAVSAISIIGIFMVAYSSNNKYSLLGAFRNFARMIGYEVPLGITIVSVAIMAGSLNIVEIAQAQHPLWFIFKQPIGFIVFFIALMADMGRLPFDQNESEEELIAGWITEYTGMRFGLGFFAEYIHLILGSMLVVLLFLGGWNLPAVLTSNNVLGIILPTVFFLLKVVLVMLFIIMLRWAVPRFRIDQVVDISWKKLLPLALLNLGWVIALGLLGV; from the coding sequence ATGGAATTACCGGAAATCCTATTCAATCCTCTTGTAAGAGGTATTCTCGGCATTTGCCTGATGAGTGCCATATTCCTTGGTGCTATGGCCGCTGTCTGGTTCGAGCGTAAACTATCAGCCGACATCCAGCAGAGATATGGTCCGATGAGGACAGGTCCTCACGGATTACTACAACTGGTGGCAGATGCCATCAAGCTGTTCACTAAAGAAGACATTATACCCAGGAACGCTGACCGTTTGCTTTTCGTTGCAGCACCTATTATGATGATGGGTTCTGTTTTCCTTATGCTTGTTGCTCTTCCTTTTGGTGCGATAATCATCAATGGTGATACTTATCCGATAGCTGCCACCGATATGGACATCAGCATACTGTACATCGAAGCTGTATCTGCTATCTCTATCATAGGTATCTTCATGGTCGCATATAGTTCCAACAACAAGTATTCCCTTCTTGGTGCGTTCAGGAATTTTGCACGTATGATCGGATACGAGGTTCCACTGGGTATCACTATCGTCAGTGTCGCTATCATGGCAGGCTCACTGAACATCGTGGAAATAGCACAGGCTCAGCACCCCTTGTGGTTCATTTTCAAGCAGCCCATCGGATTTATCGTGTTCTTCATTGCGCTTATGGCTGACATGGGACGTCTTCCCTTCGACCAGAACGAGTCCGAGGAAGAGCTCATTGCAGGATGGATCACTGAATACACTGGTATGAGGTTCGGTCTTGGATTCTTTGCAGAATACATCCACCTTATCCTGGGTTCAATGCTTGTTGTGCTGCTTTTCCTTGGCGGCTGGAACCTGCCTGCAGTATTGACATCCAACAATGTCCTTGGAATAATCCTGCCGACAGTCTTCTTCCTGCTGAAAGTGGTTCTTGTGATGTTGTTCATCATCATGCTCAGGTGGGCTGTCCCACGGTTCAGGATCGACCAGGTAGTAGACATTAGCTGGAAAAAGCTGCTCCCCTTAGCCCTTCTCAACCTGGGCTGGGTAATTGCACTTGGACTGCTGGGAGTGTGA
- the fpoB gene encoding F(420)H(2) dehydrogenase, subunit FpoB, translating into MAVEQSDYEEVPGVILTDRNAISDFLKTTKAQDVLNWGRKNSLWFMVNAMGCCGVELLSTGMAHYDTDRFGIIPRNSPRHADVLIISGYVTKKYLPALKKIWDQMPSPKWVIAFGDCAISGGPFYESYSTRQNVDEIFPVDVFVPGCPPRCEALIQAFFELQKKIEAKQDRGTEY; encoded by the coding sequence GTGGCAGTAGAGCAATCAGATTATGAGGAAGTCCCCGGTGTCATACTGACTGACCGTAACGCGATCAGCGACTTCCTGAAGACTACTAAGGCTCAGGATGTTCTCAACTGGGGCAGGAAGAATTCGCTATGGTTCATGGTGAATGCAATGGGATGCTGTGGTGTGGAGCTGCTCTCCACGGGCATGGCACATTATGATACCGATCGGTTCGGTATTATCCCGAGGAACTCTCCAAGGCATGCAGATGTGCTCATTATCAGTGGGTATGTAACTAAGAAATATCTGCCTGCGCTGAAGAAGATATGGGACCAGATGCCTTCACCAAAATGGGTCATAGCCTTTGGGGACTGTGCCATTAGTGGAGGCCCTTTCTACGAATCCTACAGCACCCGGCAGAATGTAGATGAGATCTTCCCGGTCGATGTTTTCGTGCCAGGTTGCCCTCCAAGGTGTGAAGCCTTGATCCAGGCGTTCTTTGAGCTGCAGAAAAAGATCGAAGCAAAGCAGGATAGAGGCACGGAGTATTGA
- a CDS encoding F420H2 dehydrogenase subunit I — protein MVIKNIIRAVKNIYFGPTVTRMCPEVPTRLSDRFRGLQKLDKSKCIGCGICANTCPNNAIKIVKARVSPTSDKKRWFPSIDIGHCLFCGLCIDQCPQEALENSKVYLTGIIRYDHCDLLFTPDMLAREVDINAEKEAGKEVSRWTPQ, from the coding sequence ATGGTTATCAAGAACATTATTAGAGCCGTTAAGAACATCTATTTCGGCCCCACGGTAACAAGGATGTGTCCGGAAGTACCCACAAGACTTTCAGACAGGTTCAGAGGTCTGCAGAAGCTTGATAAAAGCAAATGCATAGGCTGTGGAATATGTGCAAACACATGTCCGAATAATGCTATAAAAATCGTAAAGGCAAGAGTAAGTCCTACAAGTGACAAAAAGAGATGGTTCCCTTCAATAGATATCGGACACTGTCTCTTCTGTGGCCTCTGTATTGACCAGTGTCCTCAAGAGGCATTGGAAAACAGCAAGGTGTACCTGACTGGTATAATCCGCTACGATCACTGTGACCTCCTCTTTACGCCTGATATGCTGGCAAGAGAAGTTGATATCAATGCTGAGAAAGAAGCAGGCAAGGAGGTGAGCAGATGGACACCTCAATAG
- a CDS encoding F420H2 dehydrogenase subunit K: MIPIELYIGLSVVIFSIGLYGFMTQRNGVRMLMCVELMLNSANINLVAFSSYHGNLTGQVFVLYVIALAAAEAVVGFAILMSIFRMKDMIDLDKINILRW; this comes from the coding sequence ATGATCCCTATCGAACTCTACATTGGACTCTCTGTTGTCATATTCTCAATAGGCCTTTACGGCTTCATGACACAGCGCAACGGAGTCAGGATGCTGATGTGTGTGGAACTCATGTTAAACTCTGCAAACATCAACCTTGTGGCGTTCTCAAGCTACCATGGGAACCTTACAGGACAGGTATTTGTTCTGTATGTGATCGCACTGGCGGCTGCAGAGGCTGTAGTAGGCTTTGCCATACTGATGTCCATCTTCAGAATGAAGGACATGATCGATCTTGATAAAATAAACATCTTGAGGTGGTAA
- a CDS encoding F420H2 dehydrogenase subunit C — protein MDANTMIDSLSTQFPNAMYDTKVESKIRIIAKVKPEIITDVCKYLKENLSFGHLCCEFGVDYPGRNEIEVVYVIGSYDHSVVLTLKAILPRDNPEIESVVPVFWNANWYERETYELFGVKYLNHPDLKPLVLPEDMLGEWPLRKDYRGFPNKTAKNLV, from the coding sequence ATGGATGCTAATACAATGATAGATTCACTTTCAACCCAGTTCCCGAATGCTATGTATGATACAAAAGTGGAATCCAAGATAAGGATCATTGCCAAAGTGAAGCCTGAAATCATAACGGATGTATGCAAGTATCTCAAGGAAAACCTGTCTTTCGGGCATCTGTGCTGTGAATTCGGCGTTGATTACCCCGGCAGGAATGAGATTGAAGTGGTGTACGTTATAGGCTCTTATGACCATTCGGTAGTACTTACCCTAAAGGCTATCCTTCCAAGGGACAATCCCGAGATCGAGTCTGTTGTGCCTGTTTTCTGGAATGCCAACTGGTATGAAAGAGAGACATACGAACTGTTCGGTGTGAAGTACCTTAATCATCCGGACCTGAAGCCTCTTGTGCTTCCGGAGGATATGCTTGGCGAATGGCCTCTCAGGAAGGACTATAGAGGCTTCCCAAATAAAACAGCTAAGAACCTGGTGTGA
- a CDS encoding 4Fe-4S ferredoxin, with the protein MKVNENCVGCGQCAAFCKFDAILVKGSASIGEKCVECGVCAAYCPVKAIEG; encoded by the coding sequence ATGAAAGTGAACGAGAACTGTGTAGGGTGCGGTCAATGTGCTGCATTTTGCAAATTTGATGCTATTCTGGTGAAGGGTAGCGCAAGCATTGGTGAAAAATGCGTTGAATGCGGTGTTTGCGCAGCTTACTGTCCTGTTAAGGCAATAGAGGGATAA